In Heteronotia binoei isolate CCM8104 ecotype False Entrance Well chromosome 5, APGP_CSIRO_Hbin_v1, whole genome shotgun sequence, the DNA window GGAGGGAGAGGTGATAGTGGAAATAGCAtttgctggcagttcactttgaaaatggaaagagtggaaaataaaaggacattggacaatctttgataatgattaaggttttttaaaataagaagataactgttggtttttttttttctttaatagttaagtgtacctttaatatttgtttcctttaagtaaataacactggcgggggtcaagcaacgggggggggaggggagggggaaaagtaagatatggggtggagagttttttcattcattttaagttttcataagttgtagagatagttttgctaccatatgttactaataaaaattgtttattacaaaAGAAAATGGAAAGAAGTCAGAACACTCTGGCCAGATTTGCTGCTGAACAGGGCACTAACACAATCCACAAAACCAACACTTAAAAATCATTGTTTTCTTTTAACATTCAAAGGTGACGTGAACTTCAGAGACGAGAAGGGGACAAAAAAGTAACACTGGTGCTGGAGCACGGATAGAGTTAAAGATATGGGTGGACGGGCAAGCTCCGGAGTCCACTAAGCAAGCTGTTAGTGCCCTgcttcattaagaacataagaacataagagaagccatgttagatcaggccaatggcccatccagtccaacattctgtgtcacacagcggccaaatatatatatatatatatatatatatatatatatatatatatatatatatatatatatatatatatatatatatatatatacacacacacacacacacacacactgtggctaatagccactgatggacctgtgctccatatttttatctaaccccttcttgaaggtggctatgcttgtggccgccaccacctcctgtggcagtgaattccacatgttaatcaccctttgggtgaagaagtacttccttttatccgttttaacctgtctgctcagcaatttcatcgaatgcccacgagttcttgtattgtgagaaagggagaaaaggacttctttctctactttctccatcccatgcattatcttgtaaacctctatcatgtcaccccgcagtcaacatttctccaagctaaagagccccaagcgtttcaacctttcttcatagggaaagtgttccagccctttaatcattctagttgcccttttctggactttctccaatgctataatatcctttttgaggtgcagcaaccagaactgcacacagtactccaaatgagaccgcaccatcgatttatacaggggcattatgatactggctgatttgttttcaattactGAATGTTTTGTCACAATAAAGATTCCATTTTATTGCATTAAAAAAGTTCTTGCAGGAAACACAGCCCTGGGCACCTCACAACTCAGAAACACTATCTGTTCGCAAGAACGAGAGCCGTGAGGGATTTGCGAGTCCCTTTGCCGGAACTGACAGCCTTGCCTCCTAATGCCACGTGCGGGGGGCACAGTCCCGTTCCGTGCAGGCCTCAAGCAAAAGCGCTCTGCACATGCTTCGAGGCAGCGTCGCTTTTACTTGTCAGCATCCCGACAAAGCTTCGACTGAAAACACCGCCCTACTCACAAAGAGGAGCTCCCGCTTCCCCAGCGCCGTCTCCAGCTCCGGCATCGCCGCCTCCTCCAGACACGGGCGCGCGCCAGTGACGCCCTTCCGCTGCCCTGCTTCGCGACGTCATCAACAACGGCCGCGTCGGTGACGCTCCCCGGGAGAGGGCATGGGGGTGAAGCTGGAGGTGTTCCGGGTGCGTCGCTCTCTCCCGCCACGCTTCGCTTTGGGCTCGGAAGATGGCTTGAACTGGCTGTTATTTTATTACCTCCTTGGTCCAATAAATAACTGATTGCATCTATACAGAAATGTTGCAAAATGCTATTTAATTGCTCAGAAGTGCCCCTCTCACCCCTGCTGAGTCCAGCATCCCAGTAAATCTTTATATTGCAATCTGTGGTCACCTCCCCGCAGGACAGTCCCGTTGGGGTCTTTCCCCCTGGTTCTTCCTAAAGCAACACAACCTGGGATGTTGCCAGCGTCTGGTTCCTGTTTTCCCTGCTGCAGGCCTACGCGCTGAGACATTCTCCTCATTTCTGACATGCGTGGGAAAGGGAACCTGCTGGCTGCGCCTTTTCCTCTTCTCCATAGGTTATCCTCTCACCAAAAATGATTGTGGTGTCTGAACAGTCCAAATCTAATGTAATTCTGTATTGTATCCTTGATTGGGCTTAACCAGTGAATTCATATTAACATTTTagtatgttttcttttttctggtCCAGATGGTGCTGTATCTGTCTTTCCCTGTTGCCATGTTCTGGGTTTCAAATCAAGCAGAGTATTTTGAAGAATATGTAATCAAACGAAAGGTAATTGATGTGTGTGTGCAGAATGACAGTTTGgactaacttttttttttcttgtgtggTTTTATTTTTTCTTGTGGATTTTACTCTGATATTGTATTGAAAAACCCTTGGCAGTTTTTCACCGCATTGTTTCCTCAATTAGGCTACAGCTCATACTGCCCATAACTCATATTTGACCTGGTTAGCTCTATTCCAGAATTTGATAAAAGTGTTACGAGAGAATAAACGGGGTTGTATGTACTGAGCTAATAGTGAATACAAGTCAGAACTCCTGGGATCTTTCCCAGGGAAAAGTTAGAACTCCCTCTGTTCAATGATGCATTGGCTAGATAGGACTTTATTGGCAGTATGTTGAAATTAAGAAATCTCTCTACTGGACTGTCATGTTAGAGGCTAAGGGAAAATGTTCCGCTTggtgtacttttttttttaaactgcattaAGGATTACAAGAAAAAAATCTCAAGTGAGATTGGCTGTTTTGCTAGTGTTATTTGTTTGTTTCGAATTATTGTGGCATGCATGTGGCATGGTTTGCTTGGTTGCTTCTCTTAGATTTATTTTTCTTACCTTGTTGGTATCTTTGGTAGGTCACTTGCTGTCTGATTATATGATACAGTATAATTAGATGTGGACCAATCTGCTTGGGTAAGGGCATGTCTTTTTGACATTCTGCTAATCCTTACAATTGTATGATGTCTTGTGATCTTTTACCTGCAGAGAGAGATCTTTCCACCTGAAAATGAGTTCCAGGTAATATGCTTCAGTTATAAAAATTGTTGGTGCCATTCTAAGCATTAAATGGATTTAgtgcttaagatggcactgtgTCTGTCTTAGAGTCTTGCGGAGAAGATGTGTCCTAGCAACATATGTGTCTTTTTTGTAAATAAAGAGCTGACACAGCTTTTGAATTGCCTCTTTTGTTAGATATTCAGAGCCAAATTACAAATGATACATGGCTGCATATAACTTTGCCTGAAGGTTTTTattaagagagaaaaaaaaccagTTTCATGATACAATGAGCCCAAGTAAGGTATATCCTCTCCCagaacatgcatgcacacaaagtaATATATGGCTACTGCTGAGAAAGGTGGACATCAAGGGAGCAACCCTTAATTTTTTTGTAACACTTTTCTCCCCTGGCTGTTGCTTTCTACATAGGTTCTAAAGAATGCTGCACATCTATGCTAATGTTCATTCTTATGGCTTTCCTCATTGGTTTTGATTGCTATTCCCTGGGCTGAGGTTAAGAGAGTAAGTGTTGCCAGGCACATCTGTTATATGTATGTATCTGTGGGATGCGTACAAGTACATCTATTCTTGCCTTTGAGCTTAGCTACTAGAAAGAGCCTGACACGGCAGTCCAAAGCAGAGGTACATCCTCTGTATTGCAGTTGATGTACTTttgtttaggattccactgtgAGGAACCTTGTACTAGATTAGAGATGCGTTTGTGACATAGAGAACTGACTTGtttttgtcttttccagagaAAAGAGCTGGAAGCCTTCAAAGAACGAATGAGGAAGAAGCAAGAGGAGCGACTGCTGCTACAGGGGGCTAAGGAGTAAGAGTGTGGCATTCCCTTCTCCCCGCTGTGTTCTTGTGGAGCAGAGGACACACTCCTCAAAAGTTACCacatcctcctcctgcttcagcccTACTATTTTCAAGTATTCCTCCAAAAGACTTTGTGGACAATGGGGTGAAAATAATCGCAACGCAGTTCCACTTTGCCTGCTAGGGCTTTGCGGCCTTTCTCAGGCAAGACAAGACTAAGTCAGGAATGACCGTAGGCTTTGACTTCTTGTGGCTGTTCTTCTGTCTTGTGCAACTGTTTAAAGCCCTTGAATCAGCTGAAGAAAACGGGCTCACTTGAATAACTTCTAATAAACTCAATATGGtatacagccagtgtggtgttctGCCTAGTGTGTCAGACTAACACAGTGTCAGGATGGGCCTGACATGATGGCTCTGTAACGTGTTATTCTGTAGGCATCCTGGTTCATTTGCTGATTATGCTTTGGAACTTTGaattctctcgctttgacttgcAGCCTGGTAACAGACATAACTATGTAACTTCTAAAAAATGTGCAGGTGGACTAGGGAGGAAACTGAAATGAGGCTGAACTAGAACTTATCACATTGCTTGGTAACCCGTAAGGCGGACTGGGTTGTTGACCTTGATCCTCCAAATAGATCTATGACgtgcaataccatcacttcacgtgatctggacacaatgattctgttgatacagccccagatctcatttgcctttttaactaccacatcacactgctgacatgTTCAGTTTACAGTTCACTAAGACCCCAGATCCTTTTTGTACATACTGCtatcaagacaagtctcccccatcctataatgatttctcctacctaaatgcagaactttacacttatccctgttaaaattcattttatttgttctagcccagttttccagcctgtcaaggtcatc includes these proteins:
- the LOC132573042 gene encoding protein PET100 homolog, mitochondrial, giving the protein MGVKLEVFRMVLYLSFPVAMFWVSNQAEYFEEYVIKRKREIFPPENEFQRKELEAFKERMRKKQEERLLLQGAKE